The following proteins are encoded in a genomic region of Ornithodoros turicata isolate Travis chromosome 6, ASM3712646v1, whole genome shotgun sequence:
- the LOC135399108 gene encoding uridine-cytidine kinase-like 1 isoform X1 — protein sequence MAPVERHRSASDSTPQQSKEEDTSRGSKTPESNESGDEAVPAVVFSDEPSLPTSPRKVRRERTWSSSTSKAEPLLRTRQRTIYTAGRPPWYDAQGQAVEPFVIGICGGSASGKTTVARKIIEALNIPWVTLLSMDSFYKVLDEEKHRLAHQNNYNFDHPDAFDFDLLIETLQKLKDGKRVEVPIYNFVSHSREKRTKFMYGANVIIFEGILCFSNSKLLQMMDMKVFIDTDSDVRLARRLKRDITERGRDLEGCLQQYERFVKPAFDHYIAPTMVHADLIVPRGGENEIAINLIVQHIQTQLLSRGLKFRSKLVESHTGQPLPSSLGLLPQTPQVLGIHTFLRNRETQRDEFIFYSKRLMRLLMEHTLSLLPFQKVIVDTPQGIPYEGTSSNASRVCGVSILRAGETMEQALCDVLKDVRLGKILIQTNQDTGEPELYYLRLPKDIRDYYILLLDATVATGAASMMAVRVLLDHDVPEENITLCSLLMAESGVHSIAYAFPKVRIVTTAVDPVVNDKFYIKPGIGNFGDRYFGTEALEYL from the exons ATGGCCCCGGTGGAGCGGCACCGCTCTGCATCCGATTCAACCCCGCAACAATCGAAGGAAGAAGATACAAGCCGCGGCTCCAAGACACCCGAGTCAAA TGAAAGCGGTGACGAAGCAGTCCCAGCTGTTGTATTTTCCGACGAGCCTTCCCTACCAACTTCACCGCGCAAGGTCCGAAGGGAGCGCACGTGGTCGAGCTCCACTTCGAAAGCGGAGCCCCTGCTGCGCACCCGTCAGAGGACTATATATACGGCTGGACGTCCCCCCTGGTACGATGCCCAGGGCCAAGCAGTGGAACCCTTCGTCATAGGAATCTGTGGAGGCAGCGCGTCGGGGAAGACGACGGTGGCACGGAAGATCATCGAGGCACTTAACATTCCCTGGGtgactctgctcagcatggacTCGTTTTATAAG GTTTTGGACGAGGAGAAACATCGATTGGCCCACCAGAACAACTATAACTTTGACCACCCGGATGCATTTGATTTTGACCTTCTCATCGAGACGCTACAAAAGCTTAAGGATGGGAAACGTGTGGAAGTTCCAATATACAACTTTGTCAGCCATTCTCGAGAGAAGCGCACAAAGTTCATGTATGGGGCCAATGTCATCATCTTTGAAGGCATCCTGTGCTTTTCGAACAGCAAGTTGTTACAG ATGATGGACATGAAAGTTTTTATCGATACGGACAGCGACGTCCGCCTGGCTAGGCGTCTCAAGAGGGACATCACGGAAAGGGGCCGTGACCTGGAAGGCTGCCTGCAGCAGTACGAACGCTTTGTGAAACCTGCCTTTGACCACTACATCGCCCCCACCATGGTTCACGCTGACCTCATTGTTCCTCGAG GGGGCGAGAATGAGATCGCTATCAACCTGATCGTGCAGCATATACAGACGCAGCTGCTTTCA AGGGGTCTGAAATTTCGCTCCAAGCTGGTGGAATCTCATACTGGTCAGCCTCTCCCCTCGTCCCTCGGACTCCTGCCTCAAACCCCACAGGTGCTGGGCATTCACACGTTTCTCCGCAACCGTGAAACTCAAAGGGACGAGTTCATTTTCTACTCCAAACGCCTGATGAGGCTTCTTATGGAGCATACGCTTTCCCTGCTTCCATTTCAAAAGGTTATTGTGGACACTCCTCAG GGCATTCCATATGAGGGGACAAGCTCGAATGCGAGCCGCGTTTGCGGCGTGTCAATTCTGAGGGCTGGCGAGACCATGGAACAAGCTCTGTGTGATGTGCTCAAGGATGTACGTTTAGGCAAAATTCTCATCCAGACAAACCAGGACACAGGCGAGCCTGAACTCTACTACCTGAGGCTCCCAAAAGACATCAGG GATTACTATATCCTCCTGCTGGATGCAACTGTGGCAACTGGAGCAGCATCAATGATGGCAGTGCGCGTGTTGCTGGACCACGATGTTCCCGAGGAGAACATCACACTCTGTTCCCTTCTCATGGCAGAATCCGGCGTGCATTCCATCGCGTACGCTTTTCCCAAGGTCCGCATTGTCACCACAGCAGTGGACCCAGTCGTTAACGACAAGTTCTACATCAAGCCTGGCATTG GGAACTTTGGTGACAGATACTTTGGGACAGAGGCCCTAGAGTACCTGTGA
- the LOC135399108 gene encoding uridine-cytidine kinase-like 1 isoform X2: MESNGNLPSSASSDSESGDEAVPAVVFSDEPSLPTSPRKVRRERTWSSSTSKAEPLLRTRQRTIYTAGRPPWYDAQGQAVEPFVIGICGGSASGKTTVARKIIEALNIPWVTLLSMDSFYKVLDEEKHRLAHQNNYNFDHPDAFDFDLLIETLQKLKDGKRVEVPIYNFVSHSREKRTKFMYGANVIIFEGILCFSNSKLLQMMDMKVFIDTDSDVRLARRLKRDITERGRDLEGCLQQYERFVKPAFDHYIAPTMVHADLIVPRGGENEIAINLIVQHIQTQLLSRGLKFRSKLVESHTGQPLPSSLGLLPQTPQVLGIHTFLRNRETQRDEFIFYSKRLMRLLMEHTLSLLPFQKVIVDTPQGIPYEGTSSNASRVCGVSILRAGETMEQALCDVLKDVRLGKILIQTNQDTGEPELYYLRLPKDIRDYYILLLDATVATGAASMMAVRVLLDHDVPEENITLCSLLMAESGVHSIAYAFPKVRIVTTAVDPVVNDKFYIKPGIGNFGDRYFGTEALEYL, encoded by the exons ATGGAGTCGAATGGGAATCTGCCAAGCTCCGCTAGTTCAGATAG TGAAAGCGGTGACGAAGCAGTCCCAGCTGTTGTATTTTCCGACGAGCCTTCCCTACCAACTTCACCGCGCAAGGTCCGAAGGGAGCGCACGTGGTCGAGCTCCACTTCGAAAGCGGAGCCCCTGCTGCGCACCCGTCAGAGGACTATATATACGGCTGGACGTCCCCCCTGGTACGATGCCCAGGGCCAAGCAGTGGAACCCTTCGTCATAGGAATCTGTGGAGGCAGCGCGTCGGGGAAGACGACGGTGGCACGGAAGATCATCGAGGCACTTAACATTCCCTGGGtgactctgctcagcatggacTCGTTTTATAAG GTTTTGGACGAGGAGAAACATCGATTGGCCCACCAGAACAACTATAACTTTGACCACCCGGATGCATTTGATTTTGACCTTCTCATCGAGACGCTACAAAAGCTTAAGGATGGGAAACGTGTGGAAGTTCCAATATACAACTTTGTCAGCCATTCTCGAGAGAAGCGCACAAAGTTCATGTATGGGGCCAATGTCATCATCTTTGAAGGCATCCTGTGCTTTTCGAACAGCAAGTTGTTACAG ATGATGGACATGAAAGTTTTTATCGATACGGACAGCGACGTCCGCCTGGCTAGGCGTCTCAAGAGGGACATCACGGAAAGGGGCCGTGACCTGGAAGGCTGCCTGCAGCAGTACGAACGCTTTGTGAAACCTGCCTTTGACCACTACATCGCCCCCACCATGGTTCACGCTGACCTCATTGTTCCTCGAG GGGGCGAGAATGAGATCGCTATCAACCTGATCGTGCAGCATATACAGACGCAGCTGCTTTCA AGGGGTCTGAAATTTCGCTCCAAGCTGGTGGAATCTCATACTGGTCAGCCTCTCCCCTCGTCCCTCGGACTCCTGCCTCAAACCCCACAGGTGCTGGGCATTCACACGTTTCTCCGCAACCGTGAAACTCAAAGGGACGAGTTCATTTTCTACTCCAAACGCCTGATGAGGCTTCTTATGGAGCATACGCTTTCCCTGCTTCCATTTCAAAAGGTTATTGTGGACACTCCTCAG GGCATTCCATATGAGGGGACAAGCTCGAATGCGAGCCGCGTTTGCGGCGTGTCAATTCTGAGGGCTGGCGAGACCATGGAACAAGCTCTGTGTGATGTGCTCAAGGATGTACGTTTAGGCAAAATTCTCATCCAGACAAACCAGGACACAGGCGAGCCTGAACTCTACTACCTGAGGCTCCCAAAAGACATCAGG GATTACTATATCCTCCTGCTGGATGCAACTGTGGCAACTGGAGCAGCATCAATGATGGCAGTGCGCGTGTTGCTGGACCACGATGTTCCCGAGGAGAACATCACACTCTGTTCCCTTCTCATGGCAGAATCCGGCGTGCATTCCATCGCGTACGCTTTTCCCAAGGTCCGCATTGTCACCACAGCAGTGGACCCAGTCGTTAACGACAAGTTCTACATCAAGCCTGGCATTG GGAACTTTGGTGACAGATACTTTGGGACAGAGGCCCTAGAGTACCTGTGA